AtgatctatacctgcttattctggGGAGGgacgcagggggtgctggagcctatcccagcgtgcgcTGGGCAAGTACTGGGTTaagtgaaaaatgtaatatattaaataatgtacaaaaatgtaaaacaccTGGATACCTAGAATAGTTATAAatagatatttatatatttggttgcagttatctTACTGAAATTGAGTTTAGCCATGTATTTATCCAAATTTCTTTTAAAGTCTGAACTGTTAAACTGTTGAAACTGTTACATCTATTAATCAAAGTGCAAAGTGCAAATCAagtgcatttaaattttaaatttatgcaTGTAAAAACGATAAACAATAGATTTACAAATGATTGATTTTTATAGATTGAATGGAGATTTAAAGCAACATCCTTTGTTAATGGCCTATAATgtcacaaaatgtaaataatgtagtGTCAAATATTGCCACCTAGTGTTGCATGGTGGAACCGTGTTGTGGAGCTAATTGTGGACTAAATAAAGTAATAGATTTGACAGCTAAAACTCATACAATGAAGCCTGTGTTTTCTAAAACTGTTAAGTAGACTAATGAAGTCCTTGTAAATCAGTAACATTAGCCCCTAGACCATGCTGATAATTACATTCCAAGCAAGAAATGTCCATAAAATTATCATTCCATGCAAATAATTGTCTTGTCCAAAATGTTGGAGTCTGTGCACAAAAATGCTACTTTTCATCtgtaaaatagtattttttcacataaaACTCAAGCATGTGGGACAAAGTACTTTGAGGGACTTTTACTCTCTGAACTTGGATTTCCCACCTCTGTTTGTGTGCCTTAACTCCTGGAGCCTTATTTATAAACCATGCATATGCATTGGAGTCTCTCTTTGCCCACTGACTTGCTCCCGATGACCCAAACCCTGACCCAGATCCATATCCAGCCCAACCCAATGCTGCTGCAATGCTGCTGCAATGTTACCATGTGTGGATATGCATCATCTGTGGAATGGATCAGTAAACTACCaagttttccttttattttttcacaaggtTTCCtttgtttaagttctttcaAGCCAAGGGAGATTTCTCAGAGATATCTCAATTCCATGGCAATATTATCAATTGATTGTATCACTTAAATTTATATCTGTAACACAACATCGATGAGGACACAACCACTGCTTGAGGCATGTTGCACACAAGACACTGTTGCGAGCAGTGTCATCCTCAGTCATCTCCGCACCACTGgataatgtgtaaaaaaaaaaaaaaaatttttaaataaaaacagtaatacatcattaacataaatattttgtttgtaatataaataaagcaacacaaaaaagcaacaaacaaaaaaaaccctgcagggACAGGAACAGGGAGAAATTGTTGAGGATTGTGAGGCTGAGGAGAAGGTAAGTGAGGCTGTAAGGAACCTCCATGTCCCCAGATGGCCTGTCCTGTTTGAGTCAGCAGTTGGGTCATCCATTACTCCTGCAGTGGGCCCAGCTACTTGTCCCAAAGTGTGAGGCAGCTTTGGTGCACTACTGTACCTGAGCACAGAATGGGAGAGAATGGGGCTCTGCTGCACTAGTGTACCTGAGCACAGTATGGGAGAGGATGGGGCTctggtgcagtgctgtacctgagCACAGTATGGGAGAGGATGGGACTctggtgcagtgctgtacctgagCACAGTATGGGAGAGGATGGGGCTctggtgcagtgctgtacctgagCACAGTATGGGAGAGGATGGGACTTTGGTGCAGTGCTGTATCTGAGCACAGGATTATAGAGGATGGGTCTCTGGAGCAGCACCACAAACAGTAGGCTACTTACATGTCAACTTGAAAGATGTTGTTTACAACTTCACATATTGAATGGTTGCCCTATTGCTGAAAATAATGTGCCATATTGTGGTcaactggtggactagctggCTATGTAGGCTGGTCACCTGGTTGACCAGctaaaagtgtcaaaaacagCTTAAACCAGTTTGACCAGTTTAAATTTTCAGCCGGGAGATGATGTACTCAAGTCACGTGTCACAGATAGGTCAAGATTAACTCCTTGTAGATACATTTTTGTGGTTAACAAACCAAATGTATGTGCTTTGATTTATGGGTTTGTTTATTtgggtttatttgatttattgaatCACACGTtatccagtttttttctctctacaaGCCTACCCTGCCCGTGTTCGATTTTATACTGATTGCTCTCAGTGACCACATGTAGATCACGATTTACTACGGCGTTGCTTGTTATTAATATACAATTTCATGTAGTTCTGTGATAGTCTTTACTCGACGGCAGTGTTTCTTAACTATGTGTTTGGACCCAAAATGACGTGGGTCGCGGAATGAGTCTGTTGTCCACTAGGCTATTATAGTAGGCTATacagaaatgaactgaatttctCATTTGGGTGCCGATATTAAAACGTTTAAGAACCAGTGCTAGAATGTAAGTAATACAATTATCATACTGTACAATTTACAAAAGATGCTTCTTTCATTGTGTTAGTATTGGGTGGAGTCCGTGCTGATCTCGGCGAAGACACGCCTCCGAGGGCCGTGCTTCAGCATTCCTATGGCAAGTTGAAAACTTTGCTGTACTTTGCATTTGGGTTAGGAGTGGGCCAGGAACCCATTGACTCGACTAGTTCGTTGCATATAATCAAGTGTCATTTAACCAAACGCGATGTCGAGTCTCCCCATTTGCGCGATAGCACTATTCGCtttgttatttattacattaacgTTTTTAAAGGACAACTGGAATTTACATGTACATGGCAGGGATCTTGCCAATGAAATTCCTCATTTGAATTCTGTCTCCTATAATAACTCCTTGGATAAAGAACTCCAGGAGCGGCGCAAGGAACTTTTGATTTACTACGCCGTATCTGGGAATAAGTCCGGGGCGCTGTCGAAAAAGAATGTACTTTCGTCAAGGAATGAATGGGTTGCGCAGATCAAGGAGAGTATAATGTATGTTGCTACAATAAGCGATGAAATTGGGTGCGATCAACTCCGTTACATAAAAATTGTGGATTTCTTAGGCGCGGGATACACCAAGGCAGTGGTAAAAGGCGTTTTGCCGAAAGGATTTCCCGTTGCGCTTAAATCTGTGAACGAGAAAGGGACTGACATCAGAAGATGTCTCGAGGACTTTAAAGACTTGGAAGGCTGTCGCGAACTTGTGTCTTACAAATTGATTAAGGAAATAGTTTTGTTACAGCGACTACGACATCCAAACCTTATCAAGGTAGGGGGAAACGTCgctacagtaaatatataaCATCTGTTACTCAAAAGCTGTTTTCGCTGGGTGATTGAACTGTATTAGCCTACTCAAAGCTTGCTGTGCCTTGACCTTCCCAAATAATTAACAAAACGAAGGAAACAATGAGTATCTGTGAACTACCATGGGGTTCAGATAATTCGCTGTCTTTCACTGCAGAAAATCTAATTAACTTAATTGAACGGAACATTGACACGTATTTATAAAGTGAACGAATTTAAGTCCTTGCTTTTAGCCTAATTGAAAGCTTGTTGCATCACATGAGATCTGCATTTTGGATACCTTGCATTAACTTTTCGGCCTATATTAATGACTGAATTGTGCACtccctttttcccccctgtAAGATTCGCTATGAACCAACAATAACTATGTTGGTATTGGTagattttgatttgattactTGATGCTTGGATACCTTGACACTTGTTTTTGAGCATGCATGTAAATGAAGGTTAAACAAGGAATTGATGTCATTTTATTCTCACACTGAAATGGATCCTGCCCCCTTCCCTGCAGCTTCAGGGACACTGCCTGTGGAGCCTGCGGGCTGGGGCAGTCACAGCTGCCTTTGAGCAAGGCTCCCCTCTTCAGATGATCGAGCTTCTCCAGAGCCCCTGGGAGGAACGGTTTCGGGTGAGACAACCAAATTGATAATCAGAATATGTCCCCAGCCCTCAAGCACCAGGCACACCTGGGGGTGAGGTTCTTTTGTAAAGACGCAGGGGGAGTTTCCATTCTTTGCATGGAGGGGATTAACTAATCCCGCCCTTTGGCTCAGTCTTGGTTTCCCATGACAATGATCAAACACCCTGAGAGGCAGATGTCTCTGAAGCCCTCTGTGTACCTTCTCCCCCACCTTGAGTGTTGAGTCATTATCGGGTCTTATCATCCAGGCTGGAGCAGACAAGCCCACTCTTTTCCACCTGCCTGGATCAGATGACCTGAGTCTCCATTCAGAGAGACTGTTTTCCAGGGGGGGTGAGGTTTATACTTTGAGGTTTGTACATGTTATACATGTACCTCCTGTActactttcatgttacatgtacctccatccagcacttatattgcacttgtatcgttatcttgatgtcgtagcttgttgtcatgcctcctagtttgacttaacattactctgTGACCTAGCCTaagcttactgtgtgaactggacttcaTGTGTTCAAGGCTATCGAACCTTATAGAACCTGGGTTTtttagttgttccaatgacctatggtatgcacttattgtacgttgctttggataaaagcgtctgccaaataaatgtaatgtaatgaacattCCTCCAGGAATGTTGTAGGTCCTGAACTTAGGCTGAGTTTGGGGAAAGTGTTTCTGTTGAAATCTTGCGAATGtgcagattttctttttcttttacataggAGCCTTTCAGTGCAATACTTGTGTTAATTTGGGGCAATCTTTATTTCTCTGTCACAGAATATATGGAATGTTGCATAGGACTGAAGGCTTATGAACTGCCTAGCAATGCTCATTGTAATAAAGGTGTTGTGTGCTTTCATCCTTAAGCACATCATTATACCTAGAACACATATTATGATTTTTGAGAATCACAAGCAACTGTATTTTGTAAGTGTTCATGGCAAGAAATATTGTTATAGTTATGGCTTGCATTGAAATCTAGGAATTTTAGTATGTTCTTGTACCTTGAATATTACCACATCTGCTATTTCCTTGCTTGCTTAGTTTAAAGTTTTATGAGTAAATGTGGATTAACTTGAAAGTGTAAAAGTTCTGCATTTTGATATTCCATATTAGGTGTAATGCTATGCATTTTAAGTGCACACCTGAATTCAAATACCTACATAActttaaattaatgtatttgaaatgcatcattGTTCTGTAGTTCCGGGTGTGTTTGGGTCTGGATCTGATTGGTTCTGACCAGCTATGTGGTTTCAGGTATGCTTGGGTCTGGTGAGGCTACTCCACTACCTCTCCCTGTCCCCGCTGGGGTCTGTGGCACTGCTGGACTTTCAGCCGCGGCAGTTTGTCCTGGTGGCTGGGGAGCTCAAGCTGACGGACCTAGATGATGCCAGTATTGAGGAGCCGATGTGCCAGACTAGGGCAGACTGTCTCCTGCATTTTCCTATCAGGAACTTCAGTATCCCATGTTCTCCAGAGGGAGTGTGCCAGGGACTGAATGAGAAAAGGAACCTCTACAATGCCTACAGGTATCTACTCTGGCTGCCACTATCTTGGAATATCATTGATGGGTCAAAAAATGAGTGTTGTGAACATTATGGCCTGGCAACCTGGGCAACAAGGAGAATTTCTGCAGTTTGATTGACTGAGTTCTGAGGGAGCTTTTCTGACAGGAGGCTGTTTGTTTAGGTATTTCTTCATGTACCTGCTTCCACACcaggctccacccacactgAGGCCACTGATTGATCAGATCATGAACTTGACTGGTGAGGAACAACAGAGCTGCCAAACTTATTTTTAATGCGATTACATCTAAACAAGATGCCCTTTGTTAATCTGAGACACTTCTGCTCGTCAGTCTTCTGCCTACATTCTTCTTTAAATTAATCTTAATTACAGGTAATTACAGTATACCTTTGTTTTACAGGGGAGCTGAAAAATAATGTGAGCAAAACCAGGAAGGCCTTTGAAGAGATCCTGCACCTGTACAAGTCTGGGCTTTACCTACAGAACCTGCCACCATCTTCAGTTGAAGGTACAGTtatatgaaattatgaagcgggagtttaaaagaaaacttttgCAACCTCTCATTTCTACAAATGGCTTGCCTCCCCCAGAGAATATAAGCTAGAAAAGTGGCGTTGCGGTTGTCACATGATATTTTAATGCTTCAGTTGCTGTCAGTGCATGTGAGAAGTTTGACAGTGCTTGCAGTGATGCTGAAACCAAGGCTGGAAACCAAATACGAGCAGCCATTTTTCTCCTGTAGTGTGTCCTTGCCCAACAGCTCTCAGATGCATATATGATTGAAAAATCACGCTGTCTAAAACCGAACTTTCACTCCATTGTTGGCCAGATTCCGAAACCAGTGTAAAGTGAGACACTGGGTAATGCCTTTATCAAGGCATAAGgaataaaaaaggcaaagggTTTGGATTCTGTTTGCATGCTTAAAATGCCTGAATACTAAGTGCATTTTCTCATGACGTTCACCATACTTAAATTGGGCTGAAGTGAGTTCCATCTAACCACCTCTGCACTGCAAAACCACACTATGAAGCTGCGTTTTCACAAAGTTGTCAAAGTGGGAGCTTATTGTACCGTGTGAGTTAATGCTTTGTCAGAGCTGCATTCCTTTTAGTCACCACAAGCCAAGTggtgattttgcattttcagctCAGGTGTGTCTGCAATTTGTGGGTACAGGCTTTAGGGTTTTATTCTAACTCTTACATCAGTCAGCATCACTCCAATGTGCATATCAGTTCCATTGTGGCATCTTGTCTTAATTTAGATAAATTACTGTTTATATCAATGACTGTGGCAAAATTTGCAGTAATGCAAACTTTACCACACAATTCCAGTCACCCATAACCCCTTAACCATTTCTAAACCCAGGGGAAACCCTGTGATGATGCTGCCAATGTGCTTGTTCCCCATTAGTTCACCCCCATGCATGTATCTAGCCCAACACTGTAGTGAACATGTGCCAGTGTGTAATACTAAACCCTGCTAGCCACCTCCACAGTGAATGAGAAGGCTCTGTTTCAGTCAGAGGCTCCCTCTAATATGGAGCAGATGGGTTGTGGCTACACCAGTCTCTGAAGGTTTGTCTCCCCCACAGATTACACGGCCCTGCGGGGCGTGAGGGCCTCAGGGGGTGGGGTCTATCGCTGCTGGCCCTCCTACAGCCAAAAGGCCTGTGTGCTATCTGTATTCAGCGTGCGCGAAGCAGCCTTCATCTGCACCTCACACCCTCACTGCTCCAGCTTCACCCTCGGAGCCCAGGTTACCTGGACAGGTGAGCATGCTTGCTTGGCCATGACATGGGTATTGGTTATAATCTCAGGGGGGGAACCTTGAGGAAT
This window of the Anguilla anguilla isolate fAngAng1 chromosome 1, fAngAng1.pri, whole genome shotgun sequence genome carries:
- the pkdccb gene encoding extracellular tyrosine-protein kinase PKDCC, with product MSSLPICAIALFALLFITLTFLKDNWNLHVHGRDLANEIPHLNSVSYNNSLDKELQERRKELLIYYAVSGNKSGALSKKNVLSSRNEWVAQIKESIMYVATISDEIGCDQLRYIKIVDFLGAGYTKAVVKGVLPKGFPVALKSVNEKGTDIRRCLEDFKDLEGCRELVSYKLIKEIVLLQRLRHPNLIKLQGHCLWSLRAGAVTAAFEQGSPLQMIELLQSPWEERFRVCLGLVRLLHYLSLSPLGSVALLDFQPRQFVLVAGELKLTDLDDASIEEPMCQTRADCLLHFPIRNFSIPCSPEGVCQGLNEKRNLYNAYRYFFMYLLPHQAPPTLRPLIDQIMNLTGELKNNVSKTRKAFEEILHLYKSGLYLQNLPPSSVEDYTALRGVRASGGGVYRCWPSYSQKACVLSVFSVREAAFICTSHPHCSSFTLGAQVTWTGRRLVYFRTGFSDLVPDVDSIVYIKKAQSLRTEAD